A genome region from Cucurbita pepo subsp. pepo cultivar mu-cu-16 chromosome LG02, ASM280686v2, whole genome shotgun sequence includes the following:
- the LOC111788008 gene encoding protein MULTIPLE CHLOROPLAST DIVISION SITE 1, with the protein MASNWTLQLHSRSFQPSVWARKPPALSGIFELGIGYKCTSIRYEHFNWNRHGMGRKSLIRASWGSGSTDSGRNVEGDEIVVKSTSVAVASKDFIGKMKEMTSSSPLGVFVMNKCTGNGLAIGFFIVTACLAIVARVYFMGKSGNSHSGSVADLVRRGQLRSDRRGISKPLKYNDPFNNPLVKVDKSNSSVEMCGKVYRLAPVTLTKEEQSIHQKRRSRAYQWKRPTMFLKEGDSIPPDVDPDSVRWIPANHPFATTASDIDEDLAQNNVYQKHGVPFRIQAEHEALQRKLEALQNEQKLNNLFIDPGSAKEFERPFKSKSKSDEQVERSFSDHQAGESKPPNSGPHPSSIGGVQSTSDEAQKS; encoded by the exons ATGGCTTCCAATTGGACTCTTCAGCTACATTCTCGTTCTTTCCAG CCATCCGTATGGGCTCGAAAGCCTCCTGCACTGTCCGGTATATTCGAACTCGGAATTGGTTATAAATGCACTAGCATTAGGTATGAGCATTTCAATTGGAATCGGCATGGAATGGGTCGCAAGTCTCTAATTAGAGCGAGTTGGGGTTCCGGGAGCACTGATTCTGGCCGAAATGTCGAAGGTGATGAAATTGTTGTCAAGAGTACTTCTGTGGCTGTGGCTTCCAAAGATTTCATCGGGAAAATGAAGGAGATGACTAGTTCCTCGCCTCTAGGCGTTTTCGTG ATGAACAAATGTACTGGAAATGGGCTTGCAATTGGGTTTTTCATTGTAACTGCTTGTTTAGCAATAGTTGCAAGAGTGTATTTCATGGGGAAGTCCGGGAACAGTCACTCCGGATCAGTGGCTGATCTTGTCAGGCGTGGTCAGCTAAGATCTGACAGAAGAGGCAT TTCCAAGCCTTTAAAATACAACGATCCCTTTAACAACCCATTGGTGAAGGTTGACAAAAGCAACTCGTCTGTTGAAATGTGCGGAAAGGTTTATCGGTTGGCCCCAGTTACACTTACCAAGGAGGAACAAAGTATTCATCAGAAACGGAGGTCCCGGGCATATCAGTGGAAGAGGCCAACCATGTTTCTTAAGGAAGGAGATTCAATTCCTCCTGATGTTGACCCGGATTCAGTTAGGTGGATTCCTGCAAACCATCCTTTCGCAACAACAGCTAGTGATATTGACGAAGACTTAGCCCAGAACAACGTGTACCAAAAGCATGGTGTTCCTTTCCGTATTCAAGCTGAGCATGAGGCTCTGCAGAGAAAGCTGGAAGCACTCCAGAAT GAACAGAAactgaataatttatttatagatcCTGGAAGTGCCAAGGAGTTTGAGAGGCCttttaaatcaaaatccaaGTCAGATGAACAAGTTGAACGGAGTTTTTCTGATCACCAAGCTGGGGAGTCAAAGCCTCCAAACTCGGGACCTCATCCAAGTTCCATCGGTGGTGTTCAATCAACATCTGATGAAGCACAGAAATCCTGA
- the LOC111787643 gene encoding RING-H2 finger protein ATL8-like has protein sequence MRPFRYLADANSSSISDTVEPERYDSDFVIILAALLCALICVLGLVAVARCAWLRHLAGDRGGAASTRPPPPPASNKGLKKKILRSLPKYTFTAEFAAQFSDCAICLAEFVVGDEIRVLPQCGHGFHVSCIDTWFRSHSSCPSCRQILVVSQCQKCGGFPASSSSNGGTESRVKDEGEDKRNRFLP, from the coding sequence ATGCGTCCTTTTAGGTACCTCGCCGATGCCAACTCCTCCTCCATCTCCGACACGGTGGAGCCCGAGAGGTATGACTCCGACTTCGTCATAATCCTCGCCGCTCTTCTCTGCGCCTTGATATGCGTTCTTGGTCTCGTTGCTGTCGCTCGATGCGCCTGGCTACGCCACCTCGCTGGCGATAGAGGCGGCGCTGCTTCCACTCGTCCTCCTCCGCCTCCTGCCTCCAACAAAGGTCTCAAGAAGAAGATCCTGAGGTCTCTTCCCAAGTACACCTTCACCGCGGAGTTTGCTGCTCAGTTCTCAGATTGCGCGATCTGCCTCGCGGAGTTCGTTGTCGGTGATGAAATCCGCGTTCTGCCGCAGTGTGGCCATGGATTTCACGTGTCCTGCATCGATACGTGGTTCCGATCTCACTCCTCCTGTCCTTCATGCCGTCAGATTCTGGTGGTAAGTCAGTGCCAGAAGTGCGGCGGTTTTCCTGCGAGCTCGAGTTCGAACGGTGGGACTGAATCCAGAGTAAAAGATGAAGGAGAAGATAAGAGGAATAGGTTCTTACCTTAG
- the LOC111787480 gene encoding peptidyl-prolyl cis-trans isomerase FKBP18, chloroplastic — protein MAVAITKRLDSCPIHRLLPQIRSQSTANRRENASQELFSLPISRRSVILISSLPLALVSVSPSSEARERRSRKTIPLEDYLTSPNGLKYYDIEEGKGPVAEKGSTVQVHFDCLYRGITAVSSRESKLLAGNRIIAQPYEFKVGAPPGKERKRDFVDNPNGLFSAQAAPKPPPAMYSITEGMKVGGKRTVIVPPEAGYGQKGMNEIPPGATFELNIELLEVVQPDKGGA, from the exons ATGGCAGTGGCCATAACTAAGAGGTTGGATTCTTGTCCCATTCATCGCCTTCTTCCTCAAATTCGTTCACAATCTACGGCCAACAGAAGAGAAAATGCTAGCCAAGAATTGTTTTCTCTTCCAATTTCAAGAAGGTCTGTAATTTTGATCTCCTCGCTACCTCTCGCTCTTGTTTCCGTATCTCCGTCGTCCGAggcaagagagagaaggagcaGGAAGACTATTCCTCTCGAGGACTATCTCACCAGCC CCAATGGACTGAAGTACTATGATATCGAGGAGGGAAAGGGTCCTGTGGCTGAGAAGGGTTCCACAGTACAG GTTCACTTTGATTGCCTCTATAGAGGGATTACAGCTGTGTCAAGTCGAGAATCTAAACTCTTGGCTGGAAATCGTATAATCGCCCAG CCTTATGAGTTCAAAGTAGGAGCCCCTCCCGGGAAGGAGAGGAAACGTGATTTTGTGGACAATCCAAATGGTCTGTTTTCAGCACAGGCTGCACCTAAACCCCCACCAGCAATGTACTCCATAACTGAAGGGATGAAAGTTGGGGGAAAG CGAACGGTGATTGTTCCCCCTGAGGCTGGATATGGTCAAAAGGGAATGAATGAAATCCCA CCTGGAGCTACTTTTGAATTGAACATAGAGCTTTTAGAAGTGGTGCAGCCTGATAAAGGTGGGGCCTGA
- the LOC111785280 gene encoding uncharacterized protein LOC111785280, which translates to MSAISNSLILTKTPQLQLSAGSNLKTADKRFGSVSPTRLLLNPGWVGKAKLSTFRRPLSVQAAYSDGGRSSSAGIFIGGFVLGGLVVGTLGCVYAPQISKALAGTDRKDLMRKLPKFIYDEEKALEKTRKVLAQKIEQLNSAIDEVSSQLRTEDSPNGVAVNSDEVEPAI; encoded by the exons ATGTCTGCTATATCCAATTCGTTGATTTTAACGAAAACCCCTCAACTCCAGTTATCAGCTG GATCAAATCTGAAAACTGCTGATAAACGATTTGGGAGTGTCTCCCCTACCCGCTTGTTACTCAATCCTGGTTGGGTGGGAAAGGCCAAGCTTTCTACATTTAGGCGGCCACTTTCAGTTCAAGCTGCATATAG TGATGGTGGACGGTCAAGCAGTGCAGGCATTTTTATTGGAGGTTTTGTATTGGGAGGGCTCGTAGTTGGTACGCTTGGCTGTGTATATGCCCCTCAg ATTAGCAAGGCACTTGCTGGAACAGACCGAAAAGATTTGATGAGGAAACTTCCCAAGTTCATATATGATGAAGAAAAAGCCTTAGAG aaaacaagaaaagtgCTGGCACAGAAGATTGAACAGTTGAACTCTGCCATTGATGAGGTTTCTTCTCAGCTCCGCACAGAGGATTCCCCAAATGGAGTGGCCGTAAACTCTGATGAAGTTGAACCTGCCATTTGA
- the LOC111785270 gene encoding glyceraldehyde-3-phosphate dehydrogenase B, chloroplastic-like gives MATHAALASTRIPTNTRLPSKTSNSFRPRCSSKRLDVAEFNGLRSACLTFSNNGREGSLFDVVAAQLTPKAVGSFPVRGETVAKLKVAINGFGRIGRNFLRCWHGRKDSPLDVVVVNDSGGVKNASHLLKYDSMLGTFKAEVKIVDNETISVDGKPIKVVSGRDPLKLPWGELGIDIVIEGTGVFVDGPGAGKHIQAGAKKVLITAPAKGADIPTYVVGVNEKDYYHDVANIISNASCTTNCLAPFVKIIDEEFGIVKGTMTTTHSYTGDQRLLDASHRDLRRARAAALNIVPTSTGAAKAVSLVLPQLKGKLNGIALRVPTPNVSVVDLVVNVAKKGISADDVNAAFRKAADGPLKGVLAVCDIPLVSVDFKCTDVSSTIDSSLTMVMGDDMLKVVAWYDNEWGYSQRVVDLAHLVASKWPGVGSGTSGDPLEDFCQTNPADEECKVYEA, from the exons ATGGCCACTCACGCAGCTCTGGCTTCAACAAGGATCCCCACCAACACAAGGCTTCCTTCCAAGACTTCCAATTCTTTCCGACCTCGATGCTCATCCAAG AGGCTGGATGTTGCTGAGTTCAATGGGCTTAGATCTGCTTGCCTGACCTTCTCTAACAATGGCAGAGAAGGATCGCTCTTCGACGTCGTGGCTGCTCAACTGACTCCCAAG GCAGTAGGATCATTTCCGGTTAGGGGAGAAACAGTGGCTAAACTCAAGGTGGCAATCAATGGATTTGGACGTATTGGCCGAAACTTCCTGCGGTGCTGGCATGGCAGGAAAGACTCGCCTCTCGATGTTGTCGTTGTCAACGACAGTGGTGGTGTCAAGAAT GCCTCCCACTTGCTAAAATATGATTCCATGCTGGGAACTTTCAAGGCAGAGGTGAAAATTGTAGACAATGAAACCATATCTGTTGATGGGAAGCCAATCAAGGTTGTCTCAGGCAGGGACCCCCTCAAGCTTCCTTGGGGCGAGTTAGGCATTGACATTGTTATTGAG GGTACAGGAGTGTTCGTGGATGGCCCAGGGGCAGGGAAACACATCCAAGCAGGTGCAAAGAAGGTTCTCATCACTGCTCCTGCAAAAGGTGCTGATATTCCAACATATGTTGTTGGGGTAAACGAAAAAGATTACTACCATGATGTTGCTAACATCATTAG CAATGCTTCTTGCACCACCAATTGCCTTGCTCCTTTTGTGAAGATCATTGATGAGGAATTTG GCATTGTGAAGGGAACGATGACAACCACTCACTCCTACACTGGAGACCag AGACTTTTGGATGCATCACACCGTGACTTGAGACGAGCCAGGGCCGCAGCTTTGAACATTGTCCCCACAAGCACTGGTGCAGCAAAGGCCGTATCCCTTGTGCTGCCCCAGCTTAAGGGCAAGCTCAATGGTATTGCACTTCGTGTGCCTACTCCAAATGTTTCAGTTGTTGACCTCGTTGTGAACGTTGCGAAGAAAGGCATCTCCGCAGATGATGTCAATGCTGCCTTCAGAAAGGCAGCTGATGGACCATTGAAGGGCGTGCTAGCCGTGTGCGATATTCCTCTTGTTTCTGTGGACTTTAAGTGCACTGATGTTTCCTCCACAATTGACTCTTCATTAACAATGGTAATGGGAGATGATATGCTCAAGGTGGTCGCCTGGTACGACAATGAATGGGGATACAG CCAAAGAGTTGTGGACTTGGCTCATTTGGTGGCAAGCAAATGGCCGGGAGTGGGATCGGGAACAAGTGGAGATCCGTTGGAGGATTTCTGCCAGACTAACCCAGCTGATGAAGAGTGCAAAGTTTATGAAGCTTAG
- the LOC111785262 gene encoding glutamate receptor 3.3-like, producing MFWILCSAIRATDLASSVYFVYQSFPYLSVAVSYCGSFDSGHRLLRQEAQMSFIWLLSLLSLYCGIFPVGLGKNISSRPSVVNIGAIFSFDSTIGKVAKIAIEEAVKDVNADPTILPTTNLWLQMQNSNCSGFLGMVEVLQLMENATVAIIGPQSSVVAHISSQIATEFQVPLVSFSATDPTLSALQFPFFVRAAQSDLFQMTAVAEIIEYYDWKEVIAIYVDDDYGWNGIAALDDKLSEKRCKITYKVGISPETAVNQVQVMDQLVKIALMESRVMVLHVNPKLGTLVFSVAKSLQMMGNGYVWIATDWLSSLLDSVVPPPPETLDSMQGVLSLRQHTAESNKKKAFVSRWNKLTGGSLGLNAYGLYAYDSVWVVAHAIDKFFNQGGVITHSNDSRLNFNGNGDLHLEAMTIFDGGNHLLNNILESDLVGLTGALKFDSGRSLVHPAYDIISVIGTGSRRVGYWSNYSGLSIEAPEILYSKPPNRSHANQKLYEVIWPGNTVEKPRGWVFPNNGKLLNIGVPLRASFKEFVSQIKGSDNFQGFCIDVFTAAVSLLPYAVPHQFIAFGNGHENPNYTDLVYGITTGKFDAVVGDIAIVTSRTRLVDFTLPYTASGLVVVAPLKKLNTGAWAFLHPFSPAMWMVTAAFFLFIGIVVWILEHRTNDEFRGPPRRQCITILWFSFSTLFFAHKENTVSTLGRFVLIIWLFVVLIINSSYTASLTSILTVQQLYSPITGIETLREIDEPIGFQVGSFAERYLSEELNVSRSRLIPLGSPEEYAKALDLGPGKEGGVAAVVDELLYVENFISRECKFRVVGQEFTKSGWGFAFPRDSPLAVDMSTAILQLSENGDLQRIHDKWVVKSACTSDSTDLESDSLQLKSFWGLFLICGTVCFIALAIYCFQIIRQLYHSDSKESDLSSSSGSHPNRLRRIMSLFDEKKEPRQSKRRKVEKSSENDKNDGNLEVNP from the exons ATGTTCTGGATTCTCTGTTCCGCCATACGAGCAACTGATTTAGCATCCAGCGTATACTTCGTCTACCAATCGTTCCCATACCTTTCAGTAGCAGTTTCTTACTGCGGCAGCTTCGATTCAG GCCACAGACTTCTCAGGCAAGAAGCACAAATGAGTTTCATTTGGCTTCTCTCGTTGCTATCTCTTTATTGTGGTATATTCCCTGTTGGGCTTGGTAAGAACATCTCCTCAAGACCATCGGTTGTGAACATTGGagctattttttcttttgattctaCCATTGGAAAAGTTGCCAAGATTGCCATTGAAGAAGCTGTGAAAGATGTGAATGCGGATCCTACCATTCTTCCCACAACCAACCTTTGGTTACAAATGCAAAATTCCAACTGTAGTGGGTTCTTAGGCATGGTCGAAG TTTTGCAACTTATGGAGAATGCAACCGTCGCCATCATAGGCCCCCAATCTTCTGTGGTTGCCCACATTTCATCCCAAATTGCAACCGAGTTCCAAGTTCCTCTAGTCTCATTTTCAGCTACAGATCCTACTCTCTCCGCCCTTCAGTTTCCCTTTTTTGTGAGGGCTGCACAGAGTGATTTGTTTCAAATGACTGCAGTTGCTGAGATTATTGAGTACTATGATTGGAAAGAGGTTATCGCTATATACGTCGATGATGATTATGGGTGGAATGGTATTGCAGCATTGGATGATAAACTTTCTGAAAAACGTTGTAAAATCACATACAAGGTGGGTATTAGTCCCGAAACTGCGGTAAACCAAGTCCAAGTTATGGATCAACTTGTTAAGATTGCATTGATGGAATCAAGAGTTATGGTTCTCCATGTGAACCCCAAATTAGGCACTTTAGTCTTTTCAGTGGCTAAATCCCTTCAAATGATGGGCAATGGATATGTATGGATAGCAACTGATTGGCTTTCGTCTCTACTAGATAGTGTTGTTCCCCCACCTCCTGAGACCTTGGACTCGATGCAAGGAGTTCTTTCTTTACGCCAGCACACAGCAGagtcaaataaaaagaaagcttTTGTTTCCAGGTGGAATAAGTTAACTGGTGGCTCTTTAGGTCTGAATGCTTATGGTCTCTATGCTTATGACTCTGTTTGGGTGGTTGCTCATGCCAttgacaaattttttaatcaaggTGGGGTCATTACACATTCTAATGATTCCCGGCTGAATTTCAATGGAAACGGTGATCTTCATCTTGAAGCTATGACTATCTTCGATGGTGGAAATCATCTGCTGAATAACATATTGGAGAGTGACCTTGTTGGTTTGACGGGTGCCCTTAAGTTCGATTCTGGTAGATCCCTTGTTCATCCTGCATATGATATTATTAGCGTTATCGGGACTGGGTCAAGAAGGGTTGGCTACTGGTCTAACTACTCTGGTCTATCAATTGAAGCTCCTGAGATACTCTATTCCAAACCACCTAACCGTTCACACGCAAATCAGAAGCTGTACGAGGTTATATGGCCAGGAAATACAGTGGAAAAGCCTCGAGGATGGGTGTTCCCAAACAACGGGAAGCTACTAAACATTGGAGTGCCACTTCGGGCCAGTTTCAAGGAGTTTGTATCACAAATCAAAGGGTCCGACAATTTCCAAGGTTTCTGCATTGATGTGTTTACAGCTGCTGTAAGCTTGTTACCTTACGCTGTCCCGCACCAATTCATAGCCTTTGGCAATGGCCATGAGAATCCGAATTACACAGATCTTGTATATGGGATAACAACTGGC AAATTTGATGCCGTTGTTGGAGACATAGCCATTGTCACAAGCCGTACAAGGCTTGTGGATTTTACTCTGCCATATACTGCTTCTGGACTAGTTGTTGTGGCCCCACTCAAAAAACTGAACACTGGTGCTTGGGCTTTCTTGCATCCATTTTCTCCAGCCATGTGGATGGTTACTGCtgctttcttcctttttattgGAATAGTCGTCTGGATTCTGGAGCATAGGACGAACGATGAATTCCGAGGCCCACCGAGAAGACAATGCATTACAATTTTATG GTTTAGCTTCTCAACTCTATTTTTTGCCCATA AGGAGAACACAGTTAGCACTCTCGGCCGCTTCGTGCTGATCATATGGCTGTTTGtggttttgattataaattctaGCTACACTGCAAGCTTAACATCCATTCTCACGGTGCAGCAGCTATATTCTCCAATCACAGGAatagaaaccttgagggaaattGATGAACCGATTGGTTTCCAAGTTGGATCTTTTGCTGAACGTTATCTGAGTGAGGAGCTGAACGTGTCTAGATCTAGGCTTATTCCTCTTGGATCACCGGAAGAATATGCCAAGGCACTTGATCTTGGCCCTGGCAAGGAGGGAGGCGTTGCTGCTGTAGTTGATGAACTTCTATATGTAGAAAATTTCATCTCTAGAGAGTGTAAATTCAGAGTTGTTGGTCAAGAGTTTACCAAAAGCGGCTGGGGTTTC GCATTCCCACGAGACTCTCCATTGGCTGTAGACATGTCAACTGCCATTTTGCAGCTATCCGAGAACGGCGATCTGCAACGGATACACGACAAATGGGTTGTGAAAAGTGCTTGCACCTCAGACAGTACAGATCTCGAATCAGACTCGCTTCAACTTAAGAGCTTCTGGGGTCTCTTTCTTATCTGTGGGACAGTGTGTTTCATTGCCCTTGCCATATACTGCTTTCAGATTATTCGTCAGCTATACCATTCTGATTCAAAAGAATCTGATCTGTCTAGCAGTAGTGGATCGCATCCGAACCGTCTTCGACGAATCATGTCGTTGTTTGATGAGAAGAAAGAACCAAGGCAAAGCAAACGAAGGAAAGTTGAAAAATCGTCCGAAAATGATAAGAATGATGGTAATTTGGAGGTAAATCCTTGA